A region from the Leguminivora glycinivorella isolate SPB_JAAS2020 chromosome 3, LegGlyc_1.1, whole genome shotgun sequence genome encodes:
- the LOC125224963 gene encoding pickpocket protein 28-like has translation MAFDPITSINYITQQLRQWEIFAEWEQPCPEMEKVEEEGVPGEFGKVCHIKKQRRKRQKLLIIELFFDFAKNTTLHGLRYITEVGLTVIEKVFWVLTFLASVVLCFILIERVWHKWWYSPVIVSFNEKMVPVGEVPFPSITICPQWKCKTSAYNYTDKKIKYRRRYNNMSDIDIETYSNERVLLEDAYLVCEKFQFDLTGRTRTNKSIVDHIVKMAPKVDEVMASCRWRGSYKPCKRSFKEVLTREGVCFNFNALSYNDIFRTESIQHDYKYLNSSDPIKNWDIVSGYTTSSENVTEKTKEYPRRGRENGANPDLEILLLEDSANIDDSCNSLSNGWKIYLQHPADMPQSSLYYYAAIAKQVTSLALKFSILNTSESLFNYKPEQRQCYFPKDRDLKYFATYTPDNCQLECLSLYTYEKCKCVWFHMPHDNATEICTASQQACVEKAQDELASNNLKYGKCNCLPSCDSVHYDAEILKTEFDLQKYNNSLKMVYNQTLKDNRRYSRLEIYFKEPRFVSMRRSELFGLTDFLANCGGLLGLFLGFSFLSFVEIFYFCTLRLWCTLKKDMKIEKKKLKESVYKK, from the exons ATGGCTTTTGACCCAATTACCTCGATTAATTATATTACACAACAGTTGAGGCAGTGGGAAATATTCGCTGAGTGGGAACAGCCGTGTCCGGAAATGGA AAAAGTAGAAGAAGAAGGTGTGCCAGGAGAGTTCGGGAAGGTGTGCCACATCAAGAAGCAGCGGAGGAAAAGACAGAAACTCCTCATCATAGAACTCTTCTTTGACTTCGCGAAGAATACGACCCTTCATGGCCTTCGGTATATCACTGAAGTTGGACTAACTGTTATTGAGAA AGTGTTTTGGGTCCTCACATTTCTGGCGAGTGTGGTCCTGTGCTTCATCCTCATTGAGCGAGTGTGGCACAAGTGGTGGTACAGTCCCGTTATCGTCTCCTTCAACGAGAAGATGGTCCCAGTTGGAGAG GTACCGTTTCCATCAATAACTATATGCCCGCAATGGAAATGTAAAACATCAGCTTATAACTATACGGATAAGAAGATAAAATATCGACGGAGATATAATAATATGAGCGATATCGACATTGA GACTTATAGCAACGAGAGGGTTTTACTGGAGGATGCTTATCTAGTATGCGAAAAATTCCAATTTGATTTAACAGGACGTACACGAACAAATAAATCCATTGTAGATCATATAGTAAAG ATGGCGCCAAAAGTGGATGAAGTAATGGCTTCATGTCGATGGAGAGGCAGTTACAAGCCGTGTAAAAGGAGCTTTAAAGAAGTGTTGACTCGTGAGGGCGTGTGCTTCAACTTTAATGCACTGTCTTATAACGACATCTTCAGGACCGAAAG TATCCAACATGATTACAAATACCTGAATTCTTCGGATCCTATTAAAAATTGGGACATAGTTTCTGGATATACAACATCGAGTGAAAATGTAACAGAGAAGACGAAGGAATATCCTCGGCGAGGACGG GAAAATGGTGCGAATCCGGATCTAGAAATTTTACTGCTTGAAGATAGTGCAAATATCGATGACTCGTGCAACAGTCTCTCTAATGGCTGGAAA ATTTATCTCCAGCATCCGGCAGACATGCCCCAATCTTCGCTATATTATTATGCAGCCATCGCGAAGCAAGTTACCTCCTTGGCTCTCAAATTCAGTATCCTCAATACATCGGAAAGTTTGTTCAACTACAAACCTGAGCA GCGCCAGTGCTACTTCCCCAAGGATCGGGATCTGAAGTACTTCGCAACATACACTCCGGATAACTGCCAGCTGGAATGCTTGTCTTTATACACCTACGAGAAATGCAAGTGTGTGTGGTTCCACATGCCGC ATGACAACGCCACTGAAATATGTACAGCATCCCAACAAGCATGCGTTGAAAAAGCACAAG ATGAATTGGCATCAAATAACCTGAAGTATGGAAAATGTAACTGTTTGCCGTCTTGCGACAGTGTTCACTATGATGCAGAAATCCTTAAAACCGAATTCGATCTACAGAAGTATAATAACTCCTTGAAAATGGTTTATAATCAGACTTTAAAAGATAATCGCAG ATATTCCCGCCTGGAGATTTACTTCAAAGAGCCCCGTTTCGTGTCAATGCGTCGCTCGGAGCTGTTCGGGCTGACGGACTTCTTGGCCAACTGTGGTGGGCTCCTGGGCTTGTTCCTCGGCTTTTCCTTCCTCAGCTTTGTGGAGATCTTCTACTTCTGTACTTTGAG aTTGTGGTGTACCTTGAAAAAAGACATGAAAATTGAAAAGAAGAAGCTGAAAGAAAGCGTGTATAAGAAATAA